In Sporosarcina psychrophila, a genomic segment contains:
- a CDS encoding ABC transporter permease, producing the protein MLSYIGKRMLQLIPVLLGMTFIVFMIIRAIPGNPAQIILGQQATKESVEALTIKLGLDNPWYVQYFKYLGDLLKGDLGESMRTRAPVSDEIWPYLAATFELALFAIVIAVIIGINAGIISAWFQNSWFDYTAMILALVGVSMPIFWLGLMGQWVFAVENPWLPTGGREEVRDPINAITNLYVLDTIIQGRFDQLWQVFRHLILPGLALATIPMAIIARMTRSSMLEVMRSDYIRTARAKGQKMFWVVYKHALKNAIIPVLTIIGLQMGMLLGGAILTETIFAWPGVGRYIYDAIGFRDYPVIQSAILIVALFFVLINLLVDLLYSLIDPRIKYD; encoded by the coding sequence ATGCTCAGCTACATTGGAAAAAGAATGCTGCAGCTCATTCCTGTCCTGCTTGGGATGACGTTTATCGTATTCATGATTATCCGTGCAATCCCGGGTAACCCCGCACAAATTATTCTTGGGCAGCAGGCGACTAAAGAGTCAGTCGAAGCGCTGACGATAAAGCTTGGTTTGGATAACCCTTGGTATGTTCAGTATTTCAAATACTTGGGAGACCTTTTAAAAGGAGATTTGGGCGAGTCGATGAGAACTCGAGCTCCTGTATCAGATGAAATATGGCCTTATTTAGCAGCTACGTTTGAATTGGCACTATTCGCCATCGTTATTGCAGTTATTATCGGTATTAATGCAGGAATCATCTCAGCGTGGTTTCAAAATTCATGGTTTGATTATACGGCGATGATTTTGGCACTTGTTGGCGTGTCCATGCCTATCTTCTGGCTGGGCCTTATGGGGCAATGGGTTTTTGCTGTAGAAAATCCATGGTTGCCGACTGGAGGGCGAGAGGAAGTACGAGATCCTATCAACGCCATAACGAATCTCTATGTACTTGATACAATTATTCAAGGCCGTTTTGATCAGTTATGGCAGGTTTTCCGTCACCTTATTTTACCAGGACTAGCACTGGCAACAATTCCGATGGCAATTATCGCACGGATGACCCGTTCAAGTATGCTCGAAGTAATGCGCTCCGATTATATTCGTACCGCACGGGCGAAAGGTCAGAAAATGTTTTGGGTCGTATATAAGCATGCGCTTAAAAATGCAATCATTCCTGTGTTAACAATTATTGGTCTGCAAATGGGAATGTTACTTGGTGGTGCGATTTTGACTGAGACAATTTTTGCTTGGCCTGGTGTTGGGCGTTATATTTACGACGCAATTGGATTCCGAGATTATCCCGTCATTCAGTCAGCGATTCTAATTGTGGCGCTCTTCTTTGTTTTGATCAACTTGCTTGTAGACTTGCTCTATAGTCTGATAGATCCGAGGATTAAATATGATTGA
- a CDS encoding ABC transporter substrate-binding protein — MRKRKLGLLALMLLLVLSAALAACGSDADDGKKEGTKNEDGKTEDTKNVKDTLVFGRGGDSTSLDPSRVTEGESFKVTVNIYETLLNFGESDTEINPGLATEWEPSEDGLTYTFKLREGVKFHDGTDFNADAVVKNFERWANGDAEKFPYYNTTFGGFKGDEGHVIESVTADGDNTVLIKLTRPQAPFLKNIAMSMFAIASPTAFELGDDQFERKPVGTGPFQFVEWKPNETITIEKFDDYWDEGLPKLKKIIFQSIPDNSARLNALMAGNIELADGINPSDGESIEDNENLQLFVRPSLNVGYLGLTVTRPPFDKKEVRQAINYAIDKQSIVDSFFEGRADVAKNPMPTSISGYNDDIEGYEYNPEKAKELLKSVGLEDGFEMDLWAMPVPRPYMPDGKKVAEVIQKNLADIGITAKIVSHEWATYLDLASKGDADAFMLGWTGDNGDADNFLYALLDEDNIGSNNYTYYKNAKLHDILIAAQTEIDEEKRNELYKEAQVIIHDDAPWVPLAHSTPLLGGSKDLTGFVPGPIASDLLSKVEFK, encoded by the coding sequence ATGAGAAAAAGGAAGTTAGGTTTACTAGCACTGATGTTGCTTCTCGTTCTTTCGGCAGCGCTAGCCGCTTGTGGGTCAGATGCCGATGATGGCAAGAAGGAAGGTACTAAAAATGAAGATGGTAAAACTGAAGACACTAAAAATGTGAAAGATACATTAGTGTTTGGACGCGGTGGCGATTCAACTTCCCTCGATCCATCAAGGGTGACTGAAGGAGAATCTTTCAAAGTTACGGTTAATATTTACGAAACGCTTCTGAATTTCGGTGAGAGTGATACAGAAATTAATCCAGGGCTTGCCACTGAATGGGAGCCAAGCGAAGATGGTTTAACGTATACGTTCAAACTACGTGAAGGCGTTAAGTTCCATGATGGAACTGACTTCAATGCTGACGCGGTCGTTAAAAACTTCGAGCGTTGGGCTAATGGGGATGCAGAAAAATTCCCATATTATAACACAACATTCGGCGGTTTTAAAGGTGATGAAGGTCATGTTATTGAGTCTGTTACAGCGGACGGTGACAATACAGTGCTTATAAAATTAACACGTCCACAAGCACCATTCCTTAAAAATATTGCAATGAGCATGTTTGCAATTGCAAGTCCGACTGCATTTGAATTAGGTGACGATCAATTCGAAAGAAAACCAGTAGGTACAGGACCATTCCAGTTCGTCGAATGGAAACCGAATGAAACAATCACAATTGAAAAGTTCGATGACTACTGGGATGAAGGACTACCAAAACTTAAAAAAATCATCTTCCAGTCAATTCCCGACAACTCTGCGCGTTTGAATGCATTGATGGCTGGAAATATCGAACTTGCAGATGGCATTAATCCATCAGATGGCGAATCGATTGAAGATAATGAAAATCTTCAATTGTTTGTACGTCCGTCTTTGAACGTAGGTTATTTAGGTCTTACAGTAACACGCCCTCCTTTCGATAAAAAAGAAGTGCGTCAAGCGATTAACTATGCAATCGACAAACAATCAATTGTTGACTCATTCTTCGAAGGACGTGCAGATGTCGCGAAAAACCCGATGCCGACATCTATTTCAGGCTATAACGATGATATCGAAGGATATGAATACAATCCTGAAAAAGCGAAAGAGCTTCTAAAATCGGTAGGACTTGAAGACGGTTTTGAGATGGATCTATGGGCAATGCCGGTACCACGTCCATATATGCCAGATGGTAAAAAAGTTGCTGAAGTCATTCAGAAAAACCTAGCAGATATAGGGATTACTGCGAAGATCGTTTCACATGAATGGGCAACTTATCTTGACCTTGCAAGTAAAGGGGATGCAGATGCGTTCATGCTCGGCTGGACTGGGGATAACGGAGATGCAGATAATTTCCTATACGCTTTGCTAGATGAAGATAATATCGGTAGCAATAATTATACGTACTATAAGAATGCAAAACTCCACGACATCCTTATCGCAGCACAAACTGAAATCGATGAAGAGAAACGAAATGAATTGTACAAAGAAGCGCAGGTCATCATTCATGATGACGCTCCATGGGTACCACTTGCTCACTCAACTCCGCTTCTTGGAGGATCTAAAGATTTAACAGGTTTTGTTCCAGGCCCAATTGCCTCGGATTTACTGTCGAAAGTAGAATTCAAGTAA
- a CDS encoding ABC transporter ATP-binding protein — protein sequence MTTKPLLKVEGLKKYFPVKKGILGRTVGYVKAVDDVSFYVNEGETLGIVGESGCGKSTTGRMLMRLLEPTEGKVEFDGKDLTSLSTGEMRKTRRDIQMVFQDPYASLNPRHTIEKILEEPLIVHGIDNSKERKRKVREFLEIVGLSAYHAKRYPHQFSGGQRQRIGIARALMTNPKLIIADEPVSALDVSIQSQVLNLMQDLQKEFKLTYIFIAHDLGVVRHISDRVGVMYLGKMVEMADSEQLYAKPLHPYTQALLSAVPVPDPDFKKEQILLEGDIPNPANPPSGCTFHTRCPHKMEICTKVTPRLVEHDSGHSVACHLYSEQVDNDIKQLEGSI from the coding sequence ATGACAACAAAGCCCTTATTGAAAGTTGAAGGTTTGAAAAAGTATTTTCCAGTTAAAAAAGGAATTCTTGGCAGAACAGTCGGTTATGTCAAAGCGGTAGATGACGTATCGTTTTACGTGAATGAAGGCGAAACGCTCGGCATTGTAGGTGAATCTGGATGCGGTAAATCGACAACGGGCCGGATGCTGATGCGACTTCTTGAACCAACCGAAGGAAAAGTTGAATTTGACGGCAAAGATTTGACGTCCTTGTCTACCGGAGAAATGCGGAAAACGAGACGTGACATCCAAATGGTATTCCAAGATCCATATGCATCCCTCAATCCGCGTCACACGATTGAAAAGATATTAGAAGAGCCGCTCATTGTGCACGGCATTGATAATTCGAAAGAGCGGAAAAGGAAAGTGCGTGAATTCCTTGAAATTGTTGGACTAAGCGCATATCATGCCAAGCGCTATCCGCATCAGTTTAGTGGAGGACAGCGTCAGCGTATTGGGATTGCTCGAGCGCTAATGACAAATCCAAAACTGATAATTGCTGATGAACCTGTTTCGGCTCTCGATGTGTCGATTCAGTCTCAAGTGTTAAACCTGATGCAAGATTTGCAGAAGGAATTCAAACTCACTTATATCTTCATTGCCCACGATCTGGGAGTCGTCCGTCATATTAGTGATCGTGTCGGCGTTATGTATCTTGGAAAGATGGTAGAAATGGCGGACAGCGAGCAGCTCTATGCGAAACCGCTTCATCCCTATACGCAGGCATTATTGTCAGCGGTTCCAGTACCTGATCCAGACTTCAAGAAAGAGCAAATTCTTCTTGAAGGGGATATTCCAAACCCAGCGAATCCTCCTAGTGGCTGCACGTTTCATACGCGCTGTCCGCATAAAATGGAAATTTGCACGAAAGTTACACCAAGGCTTGTCGAGCATGATTCGGGTCATTCTGTCGCCTGTCACCTATACAGTGAGCAGGTAGACAATGATATAAAACAGTTGGAGGGGTCAATATGA
- a CDS encoding ABC transporter ATP-binding protein → MDERKTVLQVKDLQTTFFTDSGEIPAVDHIDFHLNEGEILGIVGESGCGKSVTSLSIMGLVPKPPGKVVGGKILFEDKDLLTMNEKQMRRIRGNDIAMIFQEPMTSLNPLFSIGNQMTEAVRIHEKGWSKKKAEGKAVEMLKLVGLPRAEEMMRDYPHQLSGGMRQRVMIAMALVCDPKVLIADEPTTALDVTIQAQILKLMRELNTRLNTAVLLITHDLGVVAETCERVIVMYAGQIIEEASVKMIFEDPQHPYTKGLIQSVPDMRYKKERLYSIPGSVPKPGSIRQGCRFAARCEFAFDRCLTENPELYETSDVHQTRCFLYDREGVKQHDNKALIES, encoded by the coding sequence ATGGATGAGAGGAAGACTGTCCTCCAAGTAAAAGATTTACAGACGACCTTTTTTACTGATTCGGGGGAAATACCGGCTGTTGATCATATTGACTTTCACTTGAATGAAGGAGAAATCCTTGGAATTGTCGGAGAATCTGGCTGCGGGAAAAGTGTAACCTCCTTATCGATAATGGGGTTAGTGCCAAAGCCTCCTGGGAAAGTTGTCGGAGGCAAAATATTATTTGAAGATAAAGACTTGCTGACCATGAATGAAAAACAGATGCGGCGTATTCGAGGAAACGACATTGCGATGATTTTCCAAGAACCTATGACATCACTGAATCCATTGTTCTCGATTGGCAATCAAATGACAGAAGCAGTGCGGATTCACGAAAAAGGCTGGTCTAAGAAAAAGGCTGAGGGAAAAGCAGTTGAAATGTTGAAACTGGTCGGTTTGCCTCGTGCTGAGGAAATGATGAGAGACTACCCTCACCAATTATCGGGTGGAATGCGACAGCGTGTAATGATTGCGATGGCGTTGGTATGTGATCCTAAAGTACTTATAGCTGACGAACCAACCACTGCTCTAGATGTGACGATTCAAGCGCAGATATTGAAGTTAATGCGGGAATTAAATACGAGATTGAATACAGCTGTTCTACTTATAACTCACGACTTGGGTGTCGTTGCAGAAACATGCGAACGTGTCATTGTCATGTATGCTGGACAAATTATTGAAGAAGCATCCGTTAAGATGATCTTCGAAGATCCACAGCATCCTTATACAAAAGGGCTGATTCAATCCGTTCCCGACATGCGCTATAAAAAGGAGCGACTCTATTCTATCCCGGGTAGCGTGCCGAAACCCGGTTCAATCCGGCAGGGGTGCAGATTTGCAGCGAGATGTGAGTTTGCATTTGATCGTTGTCTAACAGAAAACCCTGAACTATATGAAACTTCGGATGTTCACCAGACTCGATGCTTCCTATACGACAGAGAAGGGGTGAAACAGCATGACAACAAAGCCCTTATTGAAAGTTGA